The following proteins are encoded in a genomic region of Mycobacterium kiyosense:
- the PE12 gene encoding PE family protein PE12 — protein sequence MGEMSFVHVGPDALKAAAASIADIGTEINSANAAAALPTTGVVAAAADQVSAQIAALFSSHAQGYQQLSAQVTAFHDKIVQAMGAGASAYANAESSAARTLVNAVNAPAAQLLGHALPSPGALAGNVVGGFGAQVQRLFSPASTNLLGALALTPTGGISGFGSLAAASSLLGQAAAAPAAFLPVSFATAIENLYLTFEPWVQYGFNLAAYLAGWVPWVGILAPQINFFYYLFEPIVQSGLFNTLDWLSGTVSLSQGLSNFWSATTASINNFIQTEIYWFLSFFPPLPPLP from the coding sequence GTGGGTGAGATGTCGTTTGTGCACGTGGGGCCAGATGCTCTCAAAGCGGCGGCGGCGTCCATCGCCGACATCGGCACCGAGATCAACTCGGCAAACGCAGCCGCGGCACTGCCGACGACCGGCGTGGTGGCCGCCGCCGCCGACCAGGTCTCGGCCCAGATCGCGGCCCTGTTCTCCTCACACGCCCAGGGATACCAGCAACTCAGCGCCCAGGTGACGGCTTTTCACGACAAGATCGTGCAGGCCATGGGCGCCGGTGCAAGCGCCTACGCCAACGCCGAGTCCAGCGCCGCGCGAACGCTGGTTAACGCCGTGAATGCGCCCGCCGCCCAGTTGCTCGGGCACGCGCTGCCCAGCCCGGGCGCCCTGGCCGGCAACGTCGTCGGCGGTTTCGGCGCGCAGGTGCAGCGCCTGTTCTCGCCAGCATCCACCAACCTGCTCGGCGCGCTGGCGCTGACACCGACGGGTGGGATCAGCGGGTTCGGCAGCCTGGCGGCCGCCAGCTCACTGCTGGGGCAGGCAGCCGCGGCGCCGGCGGCGTTCCTGCCGGTGTCGTTTGCCACCGCGATCGAGAATCTTTACCTCACCTTCGAGCCGTGGGTGCAATACGGCTTCAACCTGGCCGCGTACCTGGCGGGCTGGGTGCCGTGGGTCGGCATCCTGGCGCCGCAGATCAACTTTTTCTATTACCTGTTCGAACCCATAGTGCAGAGCGGCCTGTTCAACACCCTGGACTGGCTCAGCGGGACGGTCAGCCTCAGTCAGGGCCTGAGCAATTTCTGGTCGGCGACGACGGCGTCGATCAACAACTTCATCCAGACCGAGATCTACTGGTTCCTCAGCTTCTTCCCGCCGTTGCCGCCACTTCCGTAG
- the mshB gene encoding 1D-myo-inositol 2-acetamido-2-deoxy-alpha-D-glucopyranoside deacetylase: protein MDSPRLLFVHAHPDDESISNGATIAHYTARGAQVHVVTCTLGEEGEVIGDRWAQLAADHADQLGGYRIGELTRALRALGVAEPIYLGGAGHWRDSGMAGTEPRGGRRFVDADEDEAVGALVALIRELRPHVVVTYDPDGGYGHPDHMRTHAVTTAAVARAGAAGPDLPGDPWTVPKFYWTLLGRGALASGLRAMTPDDLHPGWVLPPEDIPFAYPDDRITAVVQADPAAHAAKVAALAEHATQVRVGPTGKAGALSNNLALPILAEEHYVLVAGDAGERDERGWETDLLAGLGFPAPGT from the coding sequence ATGGATTCGCCACGGCTGTTGTTCGTCCACGCCCACCCAGACGACGAGAGCATCAGCAACGGTGCCACCATCGCGCACTACACCGCGCGCGGCGCCCAGGTCCACGTGGTGACCTGCACCCTCGGCGAGGAGGGCGAGGTCATCGGCGACCGTTGGGCACAGCTCGCCGCCGACCACGCAGACCAACTCGGCGGCTACCGGATCGGCGAACTCACCAGGGCGCTACGGGCGCTCGGCGTCGCCGAGCCCATCTACCTGGGCGGTGCGGGTCACTGGCGCGACTCGGGAATGGCGGGCACCGAGCCGCGAGGTGGACGCCGGTTCGTCGACGCCGACGAGGACGAGGCCGTCGGCGCGTTGGTGGCGCTCATCCGCGAACTGCGCCCGCATGTCGTCGTCACCTACGACCCCGACGGAGGCTACGGGCATCCCGACCATATGCGCACCCACGCCGTCACCACCGCTGCGGTGGCGCGCGCCGGCGCCGCCGGGCCGGATCTGCCCGGGGACCCGTGGACCGTGCCGAAGTTCTACTGGACCCTCCTGGGCCGCGGGGCGCTGGCGTCCGGCCTGCGTGCGATGACTCCCGACGACCTGCACCCCGGGTGGGTGCTGCCGCCGGAGGACATCCCGTTCGCTTATCCCGACGACCGCATCACCGCCGTCGTCCAAGCCGACCCGGCCGCGCACGCGGCCAAGGTCGCCGCGCTGGCCGAGCACGCCACGCAGGTGCGGGTGGGTCCTACTGGTAAAGCGGGCGCGCTGTCCAACAACCTGGCCCTGCCCATCCTGGCGGAGGAACACTACGTTCTGGTCGCCGGAGACGCGGGCGAGCGCGACGAGCGCGGCTGGGAAACGGATCTGCTGGCCGGTCTGGGCTTCCCCGCGCCGGGCACGTAG
- a CDS encoding TetR family transcriptional regulator, giving the protein MDAPYPPSANDRNASGYYRCMPHATPTMPKARQRRRRGEVLERALYAATVAELAAVGYGRLTMEGIAARAHTGKAALYRRWACKHDLVHAALIHTLPPLPEPRPGRSARENLLSVFTAHRDVLAGKTDFPGLQIISQLIHEPELRTIFADAVVLPRTRIVESILKTAVAEGDLNPEMLTPLSARVGSALINQHFMLTGTPPTRRELATMVDTVIPPKLTAAQGD; this is encoded by the coding sequence ATGGACGCACCCTACCCACCTTCGGCGAACGATAGGAACGCCAGCGGCTACTATCGTTGCATGCCGCACGCCACGCCCACGATGCCGAAAGCCCGGCAGAGACGTCGTCGCGGCGAAGTTCTGGAGCGGGCGCTTTACGCGGCGACGGTCGCCGAGTTGGCGGCCGTCGGGTACGGCCGGCTGACGATGGAAGGCATTGCGGCGCGCGCACACACCGGAAAGGCGGCCTTGTACCGGCGTTGGGCCTGCAAGCACGACCTGGTGCATGCCGCCCTGATCCACACGCTGCCGCCACTGCCCGAGCCGCGCCCCGGCCGCTCGGCTCGGGAGAACCTGCTGTCGGTGTTCACCGCACACCGCGACGTGCTGGCCGGCAAGACCGACTTTCCCGGCCTGCAGATCATCAGCCAGCTCATCCACGAGCCGGAGCTGCGCACTATATTCGCCGACGCGGTGGTGCTGCCGCGCACCAGGATCGTCGAGTCGATCCTGAAAACCGCTGTCGCTGAGGGCGACCTGAATCCCGAGATGCTCACCCCGCTCAGCGCGCGGGTGGGTTCGGCCTTGATCAACCAGCACTTCATGCTGACCGGGACACCACCGACCCGTCGCGAACTGGCCACCATGGTGGACACCGTCATTCCACCCAAACTGACTGCCGCGCAAGGCGATTGA